NNNNNNNNNNNNNNNNNNNNNNNNNNNNNNNNNNNNNNNNNNNNNNNNNNNNNNNNNNNNNNNNNNNNNNNNNNNNNNNNNNNNNNNNNNNNNNNNNNNNNNNNNNNNNNNNNNNNNNNNNNNNNNNNNNNNNNNNNNNNNNNNNNNNNNNNNNNNNNNNNNNNNNNNNNNNCccttttcccccccccccccccccccacacacacaagACAAACTCCTTATGACATTTTCTTGAAGAATTTTCCAATGTGCCCATGTATTCATTTGCCCTTAGATACTTTCGCATGTGATTTATGgcataaataatgtaattaatatgcattctatatttttttaacgAGGAAAATCGCAAACACTATCAAAGTGTGTAATGGGTAAACTCGTTTTTGTGTAATAACTCGCAAATCACACATGAAAGATAGATTCATTAGAAGGACCTCGTGCAACAAACTTGACTAATAGTTTAATAGTCCGATGTGTGTAAGAATCAAACTCACAACTAACATGTAATTCTAACTTGTGTcatatcaaaatatttaataaaaactagtttaaaaattattttttcatatgacGGAATTTTGTACTTTGATTATGAAACTAATTCGAATTCCATTAGAGTCACATTGTATAGTTTTACTCTTACTATTCAATATTATGCCTCTAAGGTATAACTTATTCAACATTATGCATTTTTTAGAGCTGAACTTTGATATTACGATTTTATCAGAATATTTTTgttgaaatagaaaataaaattcaaactttttttatatatattgtatgtaagAAATAGTAGTTTTAAGTGTCCAACGTCACGTAAAGTAGGTAGccaaaatttatgaattttatttattgactTTATATAATAAAGAAGAGAAGATGACACAAAATGCGAAGTTTGAGAAGCCATCAAACCCTATTTATTGGTTGGTAAACACAACGTGACACGTAATTTCCAAAAACTACGCCCAATCCCATTTAATTACGTTCCAAAACCAAACGTGAATCCCGTTAATACTTTGCTTGTTTAGCCGACACTTCCGCCTTCATCACGCTATGTGGGGCCGCTTAACCTTTTGGAATATTTTGCTTTGACCCAAAATATTAGGTTTCATCTTCAAACGTAACAGTTTTTCACTGCCTCTCTTTTTAGTGCCGAAAACGTTATCTAAACTCTCGTTGAGAGTTTGAATTTgtaacattataattattaagttaatattttatcaatttgaTTGAGATTGTCATCTCACTGCTTAAATCAAGAAGATCAATATTTCactcttttttgttttaaagagAGGTGAAGGAAATATTACAAAATGTGTCTTAAATTCTCAACCGGTCTAGTGTCTACATAtcttcaaatattaatatattagtgcttataataatattagattTATACAATCATGAATCTTGTGTGTGGTAACAAtatttttagttgattaattatttagttCAACCTTAATAACACTTTGACCCAATAAAAGGTGGTGTGAAATTACTGATTTCGGCAAATACGAAGTAAATGAAATATTGGTGCGTAGTGTATCAGTGTATGTATCATGGGGGAATGAGGAGTCTGGCTTCACTGAATCATTGAGGGATGAACATATATAGGCCCATGGCGGACGACCAGTGGGACCCCCCTGGCCGGTTGGCGGTTTAGACGTTTAATCATCGCTCCACACTCAAGAGGGACCTCGTAGCTTCACTCAACTTATTACACCATTCGCTATAAAACCTGTGTTTCCATACCCTAAACCTAAAGTGTAAATCAAATGTCacgctgttttttttttttttataattatttttaacttaatattttttaaaaaaaaaacttatttaagatttattttgtcttttgtgAGGTTTTATTTGACATAAACATGATTGATTTTGATGTatgattgaaaaaatatataatcaaacaataaaaagaaaaagtgattCTATGATAGTTAATGTTGTTAATATCacttttatttagttttaattttttcttgcaAGGCAATTTGAAATTAGATTTTTTGTGAATATTAGTATAGCAAACTCAAAGTCTCAACACAGTAAAGCATATTTTGCGATTTTTCCCTTTCACAAGATCTTAAAATGAAATCATGATAGTAAGACttctatattatttttcataaaaagtaaaaatgagatttttgtttattgaattATACTTTACTGTTCAACTTTTCTCACCCTACCACTCAAAGTAATTTTTAAGTGAAAGTATTTATCAAAGAGCTAAACATGGTATTaaatctaaaaatgaaaataattttgtcaaaaaaggttttttttttaagtaaagaaaaatacttttaaagttttattttaaaatttttttaaattctattcgacagaatttatatttaatgaaatagaGACGCCTCATAaagaaaaattatgaaaaaataaaaaataaaattagagagGTAAAATAGTAAAACTAAAAAGGGTGGTGTGTCGGTGTAAAATAGGGGGTAACCCATTCTCACCTGTTCCGGTAGTGTCTCTACTGGACAGTTACATAAACCAAATCACAAGTATTGTCCGCAGTCTTCTCCTTCCTTCCTTCATTCCCTCTCCTCCCTCCCTCTTTTCTATCATCACTTCTTTCTACGGCGACTCGATTTCTCACTCGGGGCAGCCCTAAAATGCTGTCAGATTTTCGTTCCAATTCTCCCTCAGATCATCATCTTCAACCCTCCCCAAAACCCAAATCCTCCTATCACTTCTTCAGGAACTCCTACAATTCTTTCCAATCCCAAATCGCTGCTCATCCACGTTTCTGGCTCCTTTCTGGTTTTCTCTTTATCCAGCTTCTCGTCGTTTTCTTTACTCGGAATTCGCCGCTCTCTTTCTCTTCTCATGCGCAGGTTCAGCTCCATGTCCCCCCTCAAACGATTACGCTCCCCGCCGCCGTGGCTCAGCCGCCCAAGGACGGAGGAGGAGGATGTGAGTACGGTAGGGTTTATGTGTACGATTTGCCGCCGATGTTCAACGAGGATTTGGCTTTGAAGAATTGCACGGATCTGCATCCTTGGCTATGGCAATGCGGGCTGAATACTAATGAGGGGTACGGGATGAGGGCGACGGAGATGGCCGAGATCTTGCCGAGGAAATTGGCGAAGGCGTGGTATCGGACGAATCAGTTCTCGTCGGAGGTTATATTTCACCACCGGCTCCTGAATTACCGGTGCCGGACGATGGAGCCGGAATCGGCGACGGTGTTCTACATTCCGTTCTACGCCGGGCAGGCCGTCGGGAAATATTTGTGGATCGACGATATTGAGAAGCGCGATTTGCGGTGTAATATGATGTTGAAGTGGGTCCAGAATCAGACGTATTGGAGGAAATCCAACGGCTCAGATCATTTCCTAACCATAGGGCGAATCACGTGGGATTTCCGCCGTTTAATGGATGCGGAACAGA
This portion of the Ipomoea triloba cultivar NCNSP0323 chromosome 5, ASM357664v1 genome encodes:
- the LOC116020787 gene encoding xyloglucan galactosyltransferase XLT2-like, with amino-acid sequence MLSDFRSNSPSDHHLQPSPKPKSSYHFFRNSYNSFQSQIAAHPRFWLLSGFLFIQLLVVFFTRNSPLSFSSHAQVQLHVPPQTITLPAAVAQPPKDGGGGCEYGRVYVYDLPPMFNEDLALKNCTDLHPWLWQCGLNTNEGYGMRATEMAEILPRKLAKAWYRTNQFSSEVIFHHRLLNYRCRTMEPESATVFYIPFYAGQAVGKYLWIDDIEKRDLRCNMMLKWVQNQTYWRKSNGSDHFLTIGRITWDFRRLMDAEQKWGSSLLNLPAMAKVTRFIIERAPWDAYDVGVPYPTGFHPSSESQLRQWQRFVLTRNRTSLFTFIGATRADIAGDFRTLLIQYCRNESDACRVIDCAVTQCSNGSSAIQSSFLSSDFCLQPKGDSMTRRSVFDCMIAGSVPVFFWKKTAYDQYQWFLPEDPESYSVFIDHDAVRNGTSIRGILEQYSKEDIRKMREKVVEIIPKLVYARPKEGLPKVKDAFDIAVETFMKRIKEEKDWNEFVNDIEERR